A region of Heteronotia binoei isolate CCM8104 ecotype False Entrance Well chromosome 2, APGP_CSIRO_Hbin_v1, whole genome shotgun sequence DNA encodes the following proteins:
- the INSL5 gene encoding insulin-like peptide INSL5, with amino-acid sequence MKGILLGLLLLSLFMTISEVKSEERFVKLCGRDFVRAIVFICGGSRWRRHLTDYAESLFGTENNNQKPESGSDEFIQAMSPLKGNVWSKRQKSIHKRSEELTQLTFSCCNSGCHESSIRSLC; translated from the exons ATGAAGGGCATACTGCTAGGCTTGCTTTTACTCTCTCTCTTCATGACTATCTCTGAAGTAAAAAGTGAAGAGAGATTTGTTAAACTTTGTGGAAGAGATTTTGTAAGAGCCATTGTTTTTATTTGTGGTGGATCTCGCTGGAGAAGGCATCTCACTGACTATGCAGAAAGCCTCTTTG GCACTGAAAATAACAACCAGAAGCCAGAATCTGGAAGCGATGAATTCATCCAGGCCATGTCTCCATTGAAAGGAAATGTGTGGAGCAAGCGGCAAAAGTCTATTCATAAGAGGAGTGAGGAACTCACACAGCTCACATTCTCTTGCTGCAATAGTGGCTGCCATGAAAGCAGTATACGTTCACTGTGCTAA